In the genome of Mixta calida, the window CCCGGCGGACTGGGACTATGCCAAACGCTCGATGGAGATGTCGCTGCGCTGGGCGAAACGCAGCCGCGATCACTTCGATAAGCTGGGCAATAAAAATGCGCTGTTCGGCATTATTCAGGGCAGCGTTTACGAAGATTTACGTGATGTCTCTGTCAAAGGGCTGGTGGAGATCGGCTTTGATGGTTACGCTGTGGGCGGCCTGGCGGTCGGCGAACCGAAAGAAGATATGCACCGTATTCTGGAGCATGTCTGCCCGCAGATCCCGGAAGATAAACCCCGTTATCTGATGGGCGTCGGCAAGCCGGAAGACCTGGTCGAAGGCGTGCGTCGCGGCATCGATATGTTCGACTGCGTAATGCCGACGCGCAATGCGCGCAACGGCCATCTGTTTGTCACGGACGGCGTGGTGAAAATCCGCAACGCCAAACATAAAGATGACACCTCGCCGCTGGACGCCGAGTGTGATTGCTACACCTGTCGCAATTACAGCCGCGCCTACTTGCACCATCTCGACCGTTGTAACGAAATATTGGGCGCGCGTTTGAATACCATTCATAACCTGCGTTACTACCAACGCGTGATGGCGGGTTTACGCAAGGCCATTGAAGAAGGTAAATTAGAGCGCTTCGTCAGTGACTTCTACACGCGGAAGGGTAAAGCGGTTCCGCCATTAAACGTTTGATAATTAAACAATGAGGGAAAGTTGATGAGTTTTTTCATTTCTGA includes:
- the tgt gene encoding tRNA guanosine(34) transglycosylase Tgt, whose protein sequence is MKFELDTKDGRARRGRLVFDRGVVETPAFMPVGTYGTVKGMTPEEVKETGAQILLGNTFHLWLRPGQEIMKLHGDLHDFMQWHGPILTDSGGFQVFSLGDIRKITEAGVHFRNPINGDAIFLDPEKSMEIQYDLGSDIVMIFDECTPYPADWDYAKRSMEMSLRWAKRSRDHFDKLGNKNALFGIIQGSVYEDLRDVSVKGLVEIGFDGYAVGGLAVGEPKEDMHRILEHVCPQIPEDKPRYLMGVGKPEDLVEGVRRGIDMFDCVMPTRNARNGHLFVTDGVVKIRNAKHKDDTSPLDAECDCYTCRNYSRAYLHHLDRCNEILGARLNTIHNLRYYQRVMAGLRKAIEEGKLERFVSDFYTRKGKAVPPLNV